From a single Anaerobranca gottschalkii DSM 13577 genomic region:
- a CDS encoding gamma carbonic anhydrase family protein, with the protein MIQEYKGIKPKIHPNTYIHETAVIIGDVEIEEGVSIWPYVVIRGDSNKIIIGKNTNIQDGCILHADTDRPLIVGEGVTVGHKAILHACTIESDTLIGMGSTVLDYAVIKEGSIVGAGSLVAPGKVYEKNSLIVGVPGKMVRETTPEERENIKKSAANYLKTAHQYNCR; encoded by the coding sequence TTGATTCAAGAATACAAAGGCATTAAACCTAAAATTCACCCTAATACATATATCCACGAAACCGCTGTAATTATCGGGGATGTAGAAATTGAAGAAGGTGTTAGTATTTGGCCCTATGTTGTTATCAGAGGAGATTCTAATAAAATTATTATTGGTAAAAATACTAATATTCAAGATGGTTGTATTCTACATGCCGATACTGACCGCCCTTTAATTGTTGGTGAAGGGGTAACAGTAGGACACAAAGCTATACTCCATGCCTGTACTATAGAGAGTGATACTTTGATAGGCATGGGCTCCACAGTCTTAGATTATGCTGTCATCAAAGAAGGTTCCATCGTCGGTGCCGGTTCCCTAGTGGCACCGGGTAAAGTTTACGAAAAAAATTCTTTAATAGTTGGAGTACCTGGAAAAATGGTAAGAGAAACTACCCCTGAAGAAAGGGAAAATATTAAAAAGTCTGCTGCCAACTACTTAAAAACAGCCCATCAATATAATTGTAGATAA